A genomic window from Stigmatopora argus isolate UIUO_Sarg chromosome 13, RoL_Sarg_1.0, whole genome shotgun sequence includes:
- the LOC144087225 gene encoding NAD(P)H dehydrogenase [quinone] 1-like isoform X1: MASAAKKVLIVYAHQSPGSFNSAAKDVAVEVLTAQGHTVKVSDLYAMKFKASATAEDIIGEGEVKQTEPFSYPKETKTAWENGKLSADITEEQCKLSEADLIIFQFPMYWFGLPAILKGWIDRVLTPGYAHSKEKRFSQGVFKDKKAVLSFTTGSQESMFSADGINGDMNVTLWPIQNGILHYCGFQVLPPQIFWAPARLPQEATAAMLQAWRGRLDALMGEAPLCFTPMDCFDSEKGFQLKKEVQERQADKKVGLTVGIHMGMPVPPNNQMMAGI; encoded by the exons ATGG CATCGGCAGCAAAGAAAGTGCTCATCGTGTATGCCCACCAGAGCCCGGGCTCTTTCAATTCTGCTGCCAAGGATGTCGCTGTGGAAGTTTTGACTGCCCAAGGCCACACGGTCAAAGTGTCTGACCTTTATGCCATGAAGTTTAAAGCGAGTGCCACAGCTGAGGACATCATTGGTGAGG GTGAAGTCAAGCAGACTGAGCCATTCAGTTATCCAAAGGAGACCAAAACTGCGTGGGAGAATGGAAAACTGTCTGCTGACATCACTGAAGAGCAATGTAAACTTTCAGAAGCTGATCTCATCATCTTCCAA ttcCCCATGTACTGGTTCGGTCTGCCTGCCATCCTGAAGGGTTGGATCGACCGTGTGCTTACTCCTGGCTATGCTCACTCCAAAGAGAAGCGCTTCAGTCAGGGTGTCTTTAAG GACAAAAAAGCTGTTCTGTCATTCACCACTGGCTCTCAGGAATCAATGTTCAGTGCTGATGGTATAAATGGAGACATGAATGTAACACTTTGGCCAATTCAG AACGGCATCCTGCACTATTGTGGCTTTCAAGTTTTGCCGCCACAAATTTTCTGGGCTCCAGCTCGTCTGCCCCAGGAGGCCACTGCTGCCATGCTGCAGGCCTGGCGTGGTCGCCTAGATGCTCTTATGGGTGAAGCCCCCCTGTGTTTCACACCCATGGACTGCTTTGATAGTGAGAAGGGCTTCCAGCTCAAGAAAGAGGTCCAGGAGAGGCAGGCTGACAAGAAAGTTGGGCTCACAGTGGGAATTCACATGGGAATGCCGGTTCCACCAAACAATCAGATGATGGCTGGCATCTGA
- the LOC144087225 gene encoding NAD(P)H dehydrogenase [quinone] 1-like isoform X2: MASAAKKVLIVYAHQSPGSFNSAAKDVAVEVLTAQGHTVKVSDLYAMKFKASATAEDIIGEVKQTEPFSYPKETKTAWENGKLSADITEEQCKLSEADLIIFQFPMYWFGLPAILKGWIDRVLTPGYAHSKEKRFSQGVFKDKKAVLSFTTGSQESMFSADGINGDMNVTLWPIQNGILHYCGFQVLPPQIFWAPARLPQEATAAMLQAWRGRLDALMGEAPLCFTPMDCFDSEKGFQLKKEVQERQADKKVGLTVGIHMGMPVPPNNQMMAGI, encoded by the exons ATGG CATCGGCAGCAAAGAAAGTGCTCATCGTGTATGCCCACCAGAGCCCGGGCTCTTTCAATTCTGCTGCCAAGGATGTCGCTGTGGAAGTTTTGACTGCCCAAGGCCACACGGTCAAAGTGTCTGACCTTTATGCCATGAAGTTTAAAGCGAGTGCCACAGCTGAGGACATCATTG GTGAAGTCAAGCAGACTGAGCCATTCAGTTATCCAAAGGAGACCAAAACTGCGTGGGAGAATGGAAAACTGTCTGCTGACATCACTGAAGAGCAATGTAAACTTTCAGAAGCTGATCTCATCATCTTCCAA ttcCCCATGTACTGGTTCGGTCTGCCTGCCATCCTGAAGGGTTGGATCGACCGTGTGCTTACTCCTGGCTATGCTCACTCCAAAGAGAAGCGCTTCAGTCAGGGTGTCTTTAAG GACAAAAAAGCTGTTCTGTCATTCACCACTGGCTCTCAGGAATCAATGTTCAGTGCTGATGGTATAAATGGAGACATGAATGTAACACTTTGGCCAATTCAG AACGGCATCCTGCACTATTGTGGCTTTCAAGTTTTGCCGCCACAAATTTTCTGGGCTCCAGCTCGTCTGCCCCAGGAGGCCACTGCTGCCATGCTGCAGGCCTGGCGTGGTCGCCTAGATGCTCTTATGGGTGAAGCCCCCCTGTGTTTCACACCCATGGACTGCTTTGATAGTGAGAAGGGCTTCCAGCTCAAGAAAGAGGTCCAGGAGAGGCAGGCTGACAAGAAAGTTGGGCTCACAGTGGGAATTCACATGGGAATGCCGGTTCCACCAAACAATCAGATGATGGCTGGCATCTGA
- the LOC144087258 gene encoding NAD(P)H dehydrogenase [quinone] 1-like isoform X1 encodes MASAAKKVFIVYAHQSPGSFNSAAKDVAVEVLTAQGHTVKVSDLYAMKFKASATAEDIIGEVKQTEPFSYPKETKTAWENGKLSADITEEQCKLSEADLIIFQFPMYWFGLPAILKGWIDRVLTPGYAHSKEKHFSQGVFKDKKAVLSFTTGSQESMFSADGINGDMNVTLWPIQNGILHYCGFQVLPPQIFWAPARLPQEGSAAMLQAWRHRLDALMGEAPLCFTPMDCFDSEKGFQLKKEVQEKQADKKVGLTVGIHMGMPVPPNNQMIAGV; translated from the exons ATGG CATCGGCAGCAAAGAAAGTGTTCATCGTGTATGCCCACCAGAGTCCGGGCTCTTTCAATTCTGCTGCCAAGGATGTCGCTGTGGAAGTTTTGACTGCTCAAGGCCACACTGTCAAAGTGTCTGACCTATATGCCATGAAGTTTAAAGCAAGTGCTACGGCTGAAGACATCATTG GTGAAGTCAAGCAGACTGAGCCATTCAGTTATCCTAAGGAGACCAAAACTGCGTGGGAGAATGGAAAACTGTCTGCTGACATCACTGAGGAGCAATGTAAACTTTCGGAAGCTGATCTCATCATCTTCCAA TTCCCCATGTACTGGTTCGGGCTGCCTGCCATCCTGAAGGGTTGGATCGACCGTGTGCTTACTCCTGGCTATGCTCACTCCAAAGAGAAGCACTTCAGTCAGGGTGTCTTTAAG GACAAAAAAGCTGTTCTGTCATTCACCACTGGCTCTCAGGAATCAATGTTCAGTGCTGATGGTATCAATGGAGACATGAATGTAACACTTTGGCCAATTCAG AATGGCATCCTGCACTATTGTGGCTTTCAAGTTTTGCCGCCACAAATTTTCTGGGCTCCAGCTCGTCTGCCCCAGGAGGGCAGTGCTGCCATGTTGCAGGCCTGGCGTCATCGCCTAGATGCACTTATGGGGGAAGCCCCCCTGTGTTTCACACCCATGGACTGCTTTGATAGTGAGAAGGGCTTCCAGCTCAAGAAAGAGGTCCAGGAGAAGCAGGCTGACAAGAAAGTTGGGCTCACAGTGGGAATTCACATGGGAATGCCGGTTCCACCAAACAATCAGATGATTGCTGGAGTCTGA
- the LOC144087258 gene encoding NAD(P)H dehydrogenase [quinone] 1-like isoform X2: MASAAKKVFIVYAHQSPGSFNSAAKDVAVEVLTAQGHTVKVSDLYAMKFKASATAEDIIGEVKQTEPFSYPKETKTAWENGKLSADITEEQCKLSEADLIIFQFPMYWFGLPAILKGWIDRVLTPGYAHSKEKHFSQGVFKNGILHYCGFQVLPPQIFWAPARLPQEGSAAMLQAWRHRLDALMGEAPLCFTPMDCFDSEKGFQLKKEVQEKQADKKVGLTVGIHMGMPVPPNNQMIAGV; the protein is encoded by the exons ATGG CATCGGCAGCAAAGAAAGTGTTCATCGTGTATGCCCACCAGAGTCCGGGCTCTTTCAATTCTGCTGCCAAGGATGTCGCTGTGGAAGTTTTGACTGCTCAAGGCCACACTGTCAAAGTGTCTGACCTATATGCCATGAAGTTTAAAGCAAGTGCTACGGCTGAAGACATCATTG GTGAAGTCAAGCAGACTGAGCCATTCAGTTATCCTAAGGAGACCAAAACTGCGTGGGAGAATGGAAAACTGTCTGCTGACATCACTGAGGAGCAATGTAAACTTTCGGAAGCTGATCTCATCATCTTCCAA TTCCCCATGTACTGGTTCGGGCTGCCTGCCATCCTGAAGGGTTGGATCGACCGTGTGCTTACTCCTGGCTATGCTCACTCCAAAGAGAAGCACTTCAGTCAGGGTGTCTTTAAG AATGGCATCCTGCACTATTGTGGCTTTCAAGTTTTGCCGCCACAAATTTTCTGGGCTCCAGCTCGTCTGCCCCAGGAGGGCAGTGCTGCCATGTTGCAGGCCTGGCGTCATCGCCTAGATGCACTTATGGGGGAAGCCCCCCTGTGTTTCACACCCATGGACTGCTTTGATAGTGAGAAGGGCTTCCAGCTCAAGAAAGAGGTCCAGGAGAAGCAGGCTGACAAGAAAGTTGGGCTCACAGTGGGAATTCACATGGGAATGCCGGTTCCACCAAACAATCAGATGATTGCTGGAGTCTGA